Proteins from a single region of Punica granatum isolate Tunisia-2019 chromosome 8, ASM765513v2, whole genome shotgun sequence:
- the LOC116187298 gene encoding chalcone--flavonone isomerase-like: MAMAQTTAVVTGVHVENFPFPPAAKPPGSDKTLFLGGAGVRGLDVDGKFVKFTAIGVYLEEKALPLLATKWKGKSAEELTDTDEFFRDIITGPFEKLTQVSFITQLTGKQYSDKVSENCIAFWKSIDAYGESEAGAIDRFLHVFKDQCFPPGSCIFFTHLSNGSYVISFSKHESIPEVGNAVIENNELAEAVLETIIGNGGVSPAARKSLATRLAEFMKLEKISV; encoded by the exons ATGGCCATGGCCCAGACAACGGCAGTGGTAACCGGAGTTCACGTGGAGAACTTCCCGTTCCCGCCTGCTGCAAAACCTCCGGGCTCTGACAAGACCTTGTTCCTAGGTGGTGCAG GGGTGAGAGGATTGGATGTAGACGGCAAGTTTGTGAAGTTCACAGCAATAGGAGTGTACTTGGAAGAGAAGGCATTGCCTCTGTTAGCCACAAAATGGAAGGGCAAATCTGCTGAGGAGCTCACAGACACCGATGAATTCTTCCGGGACATCATCACAG GGCCATTTGAGAAGCTGACGCAGGTCTCATTCATCACGCAACTGACTGGGAAACAATACTCAGACAAGGTGTCGGAAAACTGCATCGCATTCTGGAAGTCCATCGACGCTTACGGTGAGTCAGAGGCCGGAGCCATCGACAGGTTCCTGCACGTCTTCAAGGATCAATGCTTCCCTCCGGGCTCCTGTATTTTCTTCACCCATCTAAGCAACGGATCCTACGTG ATCAGCTTCTCAAAGCATGAATCTATACCGGAAGTAGGAAATGCTGTGATAGAGAACAACGAGTTGGCAGAGGCGGTCCTGGAGACCATCATCGGCAACGGTGGCGTTTCCCCAGCAGCGAGGAAGAGTCTGGCGACGAGATTAGCCGAGTTTatgaaattagagaaaattagTGTTTGA